A single Tuberibacillus sp. Marseille-P3662 DNA region contains:
- the murQ gene encoding N-acetylmuramic acid 6-phosphate etherase — translation MTLQLSGLTTEQRNPNSIHLDQQSTGDMLQTINNEDKKVTLAVESVLPQIETAVDKIYHAIQQGGRLFYVGAGTSGRLGTLDASECVPTFMAPPDMVQSVMAGGDQAFATAAEDSEDEESQGAADLQKRNVNQNDVVIGITASGRTPYPIGALKYAQTLGSTTVSLTCNLNSVISRYADCTIEAVVGPEVLTGSTRMKAGTAHKMILNMISTSVMVKMGKVYENLMVDVRASNYKLKERAKHIVIEVTGISYGQAEDVLIKTDGKVKPAIVMILTDVSFEEADKAIQSSGGNVRSAIKFARKKR, via the coding sequence TTGACGTTACAATTATCAGGATTAACGACAGAACAACGAAATCCAAATAGCATTCATTTGGATCAACAATCGACAGGTGACATGTTACAAACGATCAACAATGAAGACAAAAAAGTTACCTTAGCCGTTGAATCTGTCTTACCCCAAATAGAGACAGCCGTTGATAAGATCTATCATGCCATTCAACAAGGAGGACGGTTATTTTACGTAGGTGCAGGGACAAGCGGACGACTGGGCACGCTTGATGCATCTGAATGCGTGCCGACCTTCATGGCACCACCGGATATGGTTCAGTCCGTTATGGCAGGTGGCGATCAGGCCTTTGCTACAGCAGCGGAGGATTCTGAGGATGAAGAAAGTCAAGGTGCCGCTGATTTGCAAAAAAGAAACGTGAATCAAAACGATGTCGTCATCGGTATCACAGCGAGCGGGAGAACCCCTTATCCAATTGGAGCCCTTAAGTACGCACAAACACTTGGCAGTACGACCGTTTCGCTGACTTGTAACCTCAATTCTGTTATTAGCCGGTACGCCGATTGCACAATTGAAGCTGTGGTCGGACCTGAGGTTTTGACGGGGTCAACGCGGATGAAGGCTGGAACGGCCCATAAAATGATCCTTAATATGATTTCGACATCAGTTATGGTGAAAATGGGGAAGGTCTATGAAAATTTAATGGTTGATGTCCGTGCAAGTAATTATAAGTTGAAGGAAAGAGCGAAACACATTGTGATCGAGGTGACTGGCATCTCATATGGTCAAGCTGAAGATGTGTTAATCAAAACGGATGGTAAGGTCAAACCGGCTATTGTGATGATACTTACGGATGTTTCATTTGAAGAAGCAGATAAGGCTATACAATCAAGCGGCGGCAATGTTCGTTCGGCAATTAAGTTCGCTAGGAAAAAGAGATAA
- a CDS encoding BadF/BadG/BcrA/BcrD ATPase family protein gives MSEEDLISFIYGSTHEKKVIAGFAEHVIEASEQDDETAIAILEASGRELALHVESLFRQSGDFHEATPVATAGSIFEHSRILKDCFMNNLKAKKLGRYQQAYSDPTTGAVLAAHDLITKPTKKAGWSY, from the coding sequence TTGAGTGAAGAAGACCTTATTTCGTTTATCTATGGTTCGACACATGAAAAGAAAGTGATTGCAGGATTTGCTGAGCACGTGATTGAGGCTTCGGAACAAGATGACGAAACGGCAATTGCGATTTTGGAGGCATCGGGTAGGGAATTGGCCCTGCATGTTGAAAGCCTATTTCGTCAATCCGGGGATTTTCATGAAGCAACGCCGGTAGCTACAGCGGGTTCAATTTTTGAGCATTCTCGGATTCTCAAGGATTGTTTTATGAACAATCTCAAGGCAAAAAAACTTGGACGTTATCAACAGGCCTACAGCGACCCAACAACTGGGGCGGTCTTGGCTGCACACGATCTGATAACTAAGCCAACAAAGAAAGCCGGGTGGTCATATTGA